Proteins encoded within one genomic window of Equus caballus isolate H_3958 breed thoroughbred chromosome 20, TB-T2T, whole genome shotgun sequence:
- the C20H6orf132 gene encoding uncharacterized protein C6orf132 homolog → MKKNQTVQGTFSKLFGKKHNAPATSLYATNPPWIFTQEAPEERTRRLDGIYYADNRFDSVSESGTATLKARPRVRPLLTFLPLNSQNHGLAVPTPSVPEDFVDKGVTGTSSLVNGNLRLYSSVGDLRPGHYGQDPLIPPPPPGPAPGPPPNTLQPRGESPPPPPPSMAPPPPPLLLEPPLPPSMAPPPPPVLGALSPPSTPTPPDFIPPAPPLAFLAPPPPPLPAPAPPAPVSPHKMGTRLFPPGGVTKWKSEVTLSGRQPEAPRTSPPRSPTEPEGSPLGPKPESHLTFPRSFKVPPPTPVRTSSIPVQEAQGAPPEEEGATKKAPSRLPLPPSFHIRPASEVYPDKASEPDPSGELRAAAPASPRLGQSQSWTNEQAETLPPAPPLPPPAPPLPPPAPPLPPAAPPLPSAEKTAPPPAGFMKSPKSSSPAPKPKPSPPSPEDTASSVPVDWRDPSQMEKLRSELAAYLCGSRREDRFISHRPGPMVASQGKEGKKGPSPPEKQDPPSLLEKEIPPSVPEKSPRGLPEKAAAGPTLPPVDYTPQEAPTPSVRQIRDELEARLSSSAEKDARPSTGPLPPKPRLEGARIFENRADNGRFSKPVAKNLLPLSTTPLPTTPFQSKFMPGPAAPPKSLPGPTTPGPATPPKSTPGSTTPGPATPSKATPGSTTPGPATSPKSTPGPTTPGPATPPKSTPGPTTPGPATPPKSIPGPTTPGPATPLKATPGPATPTKSTAGSATPGPAIPSAAPTLPATSSQLIAVKNLVPAGQWEKQGPQELAVPSQPEADRCPSEASKPPTGGALSPPALPPKISPGGKEVTFPYKPHRSKNSPSREAAVVMSTPARGEAPGSGELVGMKEPQGLPAKPPASAQPADELLRHPVTGEVVERGSPMALLLAARQRAQKGRPGGAALSRSSLPGSLRGHSSQPEASSEGGPNSFTGVPKLPKEPEKDLQLASSTQPTVPSQWKPQSHRDPEGTQPSCGHKWTKAEPQAPVAWGRPAPSNLPQGRVLPKSFSSPSSPSHKREEEKEFNFEVIPPPPEFSNDPEPPTPALQYLERRRSPPWNNFSDLGQPLDAGLAALAPRGFPRFPADARSAGPGGLERSAGGGRSLIKKRLYVGEPHRSPGPPRGATGRSLSSPNCFGPPPGGPFAAPGGPEVRRVGSAGRAPPGGLHARKPSLEGAARGEAKFKAPGGDCGCASAPGRSPHSTPLYGSPINTFTVRPGTRHPISCAYSGAHRKAPS, encoded by the exons ATGGGATCTATTATGCAGACAACCGGTTTGACTCGGTGAGCGAATCAGGAACAGCCACGCTGAAAGCTAGGCCGAGAGTCCGGCCCCTCCTGACCTTCCTTCCACTG AATTCCCAGAACCATGGGCTGGCTGTGCCCACCCCTTCTGTCCCAGAAGACTTCGTAGACAAAGGAGTGACAG GTACCAGCTCACTAGTCAATGGCAACCTCCGACTGTACAGCTCTGTGGGTGACCTAAGGCCTGGGCACTATGGCCAGGACCCACtcatccccccacctcccccaggcccagccccggGGCCACCGCCAAACACTTTGCAACCTCGAGGGGagtccccaccaccacctccaccttccatggctcccccaccacctcccctgcTGCTGgaacccccactcccacccagcATGGCCCCACCTCCGCCCCCGGTATTGGGGGCCCTATCACCCCCATCCACACCCACCCCTCCTGACTTcattccccctgccccacccttgGCCTTTctagccccacccccaccccctttgCCAGCCCCAGCACCCCCAGCTCCAGTGTCTCCTCACAAGATGGGGACTCGCCTCTTTCCCCCTGGGGGTGTCACCAAGTGGAAATCAGAGGTAACACTGAGTGGCAGGCAGCCAGAGGCCCCCAGAACCAGCCCCCCCAGGAGCCCTACTGAGCCTGAAGGGAGCCCCCTAGGACCTAAACCAGAGTCCCACCTCACCTTCCCCCGTTCGTTCAAGgtgcctcccccaaccccagtcAGGACTTCATCCATCCCTGTTCAGGAAGCACAAGGGGCTCCTCCAGAGGAAGAAGGGGCCACCAAGAAGGCCCCCAGTCGCCTCCCACTGCCTCCCAGCTTCCACATCCGCCCTGCGTCCGAGGTCTACCCAGACAAGGCCTCTGAGCCAGACCCCTCTGGGGAGCTCAGGGCTGCAGCACCAGCCAGCCCGAGGCTGGGCCAGTCCCAGTCCTGGACAAATGAACAAGCTGAgactctgcccccagcccctccccttccccctcccgcacccccgctccctcccccagcaccccccCTTCCCCCAGCTGCCCCTCCTTTGCCTTCTGCTGAGAAGACAGCCCCTCCACCTGCTGGGTTTATGAAAAGCCCCAAATCTAGCTCTCCTGCTCCCAAACCCAAACCCAGCCCCCCGAGCCCAGAGGACACAGCCTCGTCAGTGCCTGTGGACTGGAGGGATCCCAGCCAGATGGAGAAGCTGCGCAGCGAGCTGGCGGCCTACCTCTGTGGCTCCAGGAGAGAGGACCGATTCATCAGTCACAGGCCAGGCCCGATGGTGGCCTCTCAGGGAAAGGAGGGCAAGAAGGGCCCCAGCCCGCCAGAAAAGCAGGATCCCCCAAGCCTGCTAGAGAAGGAGATCCCCCCAAGTGTCCCTGAGAAGAGTCCCCGGGGCCTGCCAGAGAAGGCCGCCGCTGGCCCGACCCTGCCCCCTGTGGACTACACCCCCCAAGAAGCCCCGACTCCCAGCGTCCGGCAGATCCGGGATGAGCTGGAGGCGCGGCTTTCCTCATCAGCAGAGAAGGACGccaggcccagcacagggcctcTGCCTCCCAAACCTCGGCTCGAAGGGGCGAGAATCTTTGAAAACAGGGCTGATAACGGCAGATTCTCCAAGCCTGTGGCCAAGAATCTGTTACCTCTATCCACCACCCCTCTGCCAACCACACCATTCCAGTCCAAGTTCATGCCTGGGCCAGCCGCACCACCCAAGTCCCTGCCTGGACCAACTACACCTGGGCCAGCCACACCACCCAAGTCCACACCTGGATCAACTACACCTGGGCCAGCCACACCATCCAAGGCCACGCCTGGATCAACTACACCTGGGCCAGCCACATCACCCAAGTCCACACCTGGACCAACTACACCTGGGCCAGCCACACCACCCAAGTCCACACCTGGACCAACTACACCTGGGCCAGCCACACCACCCAAGTCCATACCTGGACCAACTACACCTGGGCCAGCCACACCACTCAAGGCCACACCTGGACCAGCCACACCAACCAAGTCCACAGCTGGATCAGCCACACCCGGGCCTGCCATACCATCTGCAGCCCCAACTCTGCCCGCCACATCATCTCAGCTGATAGCGGTGAAGAACCTAGTCCCAGCTGGGCAGTGGGAGAAGCAAGGACCTCAAGAACTTGCAGTGCCCTCCCAGCCAGAGGCAGACAGGTGCCCCTCCGAGGCCAGTAAGCCTCCCACAGGGGGAGCCCTGTCACCTCCAGCCCTTCCACCAAAGATATCCCCTGGCGGAAAAGAGGTGACATTTCCCTACAAGCCCCATCGCAGCAAGAACAGCCCCAGCAGAGAGGCTGCTGTGGTGATGTCTACACCAGCCAGAGGAGAGGCTCCAGGGTCAGGGGAGCTGGTGGGGATGAAGGAGCCCCAGGGGCTGCCAGCCAAAcccccagcctcagcccagcCTGCTGACGAACTCCTCAGGCATCCGGTGACCGGGGAGGTGGTGGAGCGGGGCTCCCCCATGGCCCTGCTCCTTGcggccaggcagagggcacagaagGGGAGGCCTGGAGGGGCTGCCCTGAGTCGGTCCTCCCTGCCGGGGAGTCTCCGTGGCCACAGCAGCCAGCCCGAGGCAAGCTCTGAGGGCGGGCCCAACTCCTTCACTGGGGTCCCCAAGTTACCCAAGGAGCCTGAGAAGGACCTTCAGCTGGCCTCATCAACACAGCCCACTGTTCCCAGTCAGTGGAAGCCCCAGTCCCACAGAGACCCAGAAGGCACACAGCCAAGCTGTGGGCACAAATGGACCAAGgcagaaccccaggcccctgtggCCTGGGGAAGACCAGCGCCCTCCAACCTCCCCCAGGGCCGCGTGCTGCCCAAGTCCTTCTCGtccccttcttctccttcccacaagagggaggaggagaaggagttCAACTTTGAGGTCATCCCCCCGCCGCCAGAGTTCAGCAATGACCCTGAGCCCCCGACCCCGGCCCTCCAGTATCTGGAGCGCCGGAGATCCCCTCCCTGGAACAACTTCTCAGACTTGGGGCAGCCTCTGGACGCGGGCCTAGCGGCCTTGGCGCCTCGTGGCTTCCCACGCTTCCCGGCGGATGCGCGCTCCGCGGGGCCCGGGGGCCTGGAGCGCTCCGCGGGCGGGGGCCGTTCGCTCATCAAGAAGCGCCTGTACGTCGGGGAGCCCCACCGCAGCCCCGGGCCGCCTCGCGGCGCCACCGGCCGCAGCCTCAGCTCCCCAAACTGCTTCGGGCCGCCGCCCGGGGGGCCCTTCGCCGCGCCCGGAGGCCCGGAGGTGCGGCGCGTGGGCTCGGCGGGCCGCGCGCCCCCCGGCGGCCTGCACGCGCGGAAGCCGTCCCTGGAGGGCGCCGCCCGCGGAGAGGCCAAGTTCAAGGCGCCCGGCGGCGACTGCGGCTGCGCCTCCGCTCCCGGCAG gTCTCCCCACAGCACCCCCCTCTATGGAAGCCCCATCAACACGTTCACCGTGAGGCCTGGGACCCGCCATCCCATCTCCTGTGCTTACTCAGGGGCCCATCGGAAAGCCCCATCCTGA